The following are encoded in a window of Solibacillus sp. FSL R7-0668 genomic DNA:
- a CDS encoding helix-turn-helix domain-containing protein, with translation MEDDYYGRRIRAFRKLKRIQQTGLAKRIGISVTILGRIERGEKQPSQAQLQSIADVFDIDIQELKGN, from the coding sequence GTGGAAGATGATTACTACGGTCGACGAATTCGTGCCTTCCGAAAACTAAAGCGAATTCAGCAAACCGGATTAGCAAAACGTATTGGTATATCTGTAACGATTTTAGGGCGGATTGAGCGAGGGGAAAAGCAACCTTCACAAGCGCAACTTCAATCCATTGCAGATGTATTCGACATAGATATTCAAGAATTAAAAGGGAACTAA
- the dusB gene encoding tRNA dihydrouridine synthase DusB, producing the protein MSTIEQKPFQIGDIVMDNRVVLAPMAGVCNSAFRLTVKEFGAGLVYAEMISDKALNIRNQKTMDMLYIDARENPMTLQIFGGDKENLVEAAKYVDKHTTADIIDINMGCPVNKIIKCEAGAKWLLDPNKIYEMVSAVVDAVDKPVSVKMRIGWDDEHVFAVENALAAERAGVSAIAMHGRTRVQMYEGKANWDVLAEVKKHISVPFIGNGDVETPQDAKRMLDHTGADAVMIGRAALGNPWMMYQTVRYLETGELLPEPSLREKMDVCLLHFERLKTLKGEKVAVLEMRSHASWYLKGLRGNGKIRNAINTAVTEADLRTVINGVVAEYEANGRLLEEV; encoded by the coding sequence TTGTCAACTATCGAACAAAAGCCGTTCCAAATTGGCGACATCGTCATGGATAACCGCGTTGTACTTGCCCCGATGGCGGGTGTGTGTAACTCGGCTTTCCGTTTAACCGTCAAGGAATTTGGTGCTGGTTTAGTATACGCAGAAATGATTAGTGATAAAGCATTAAATATTCGCAATCAAAAAACGATGGACATGCTTTATATCGACGCGCGTGAAAATCCAATGACACTTCAAATTTTCGGCGGCGACAAAGAAAATTTAGTGGAAGCGGCCAAGTATGTAGATAAACATACAACAGCAGACATTATCGATATTAATATGGGCTGCCCCGTCAACAAAATCATCAAATGTGAGGCAGGCGCCAAGTGGTTACTTGATCCGAACAAAATTTATGAGATGGTATCAGCAGTAGTGGATGCAGTAGACAAGCCGGTATCCGTAAAAATGCGTATCGGCTGGGATGACGAGCATGTTTTCGCTGTAGAGAACGCACTTGCTGCTGAACGCGCGGGTGTATCGGCGATTGCAATGCATGGTCGTACACGTGTGCAAATGTATGAGGGTAAAGCCAATTGGGATGTACTTGCAGAAGTGAAAAAGCATATTTCAGTACCATTTATTGGTAACGGTGACGTAGAAACGCCTCAAGATGCCAAGCGCATGCTAGATCATACAGGAGCAGATGCTGTCATGATTGGTCGCGCGGCATTAGGAAATCCGTGGATGATGTATCAAACGGTGCGTTATTTAGAAACGGGTGAGCTATTACCAGAGCCATCTCTTCGTGAAAAGATGGACGTTTGCCTCTTACACTTTGAACGTTTAAAAACGTTAAAGGGTGAAAAGGTAGCTGTGCTAGAAATGCGGAGTCATGCTTCATGGTATTTGAAAGGTCTTCGCGGCAACGGCAAAATTCGTAATGCTATCAATACAGCGGTAACAGAAGCAGATTTACGTACCGTTATTAACGGCGTAGTAGCGGAATATGAGGCAAATGGTAGGCTATTAGAAGAAGTATAA
- the lysS gene encoding lysine--tRNA ligase, giving the protein MKHVSNIEELNDQLLVRRQKMTDIQENGMDPFGSRFERTHLSNEVIAENEQYDKEYLHDNPREVVIAGRIMTKRGKGKAGFAHIQDLGGQIQIYVRKDAIGEEAYELFNKADLGDIVGVKGNVFRTQVGELSVKATEFTFLTKALRPLPDKFHGLTDVEQRYRQRYVDLMTNDESKATFILRSKIIRAIRNYLDNNGYLEVETPMLHTIAGGAAARPFITHHNALDMELYMRIAIELHLKRLIVGGLEKVYEIGRVFRNEGISTRHNPEFTMIELYEAYADYNDIMDLTEGLIAHVAQEVLGSTSVQYGEDTIELGVGWKRVHMVDAVKEATGVDFWVPMTVEEARKHAADHGVEIKDAHEVGHIINEFFEQKIEETLVQPTFVTGHPVEISPLAKKNPEDPRFTDRFELFIVRREHANAFTELNDPIDQRERFEAQMAEKAAGNDEAHEMDNDFIEALEYGMPPTGGLGIGIDRLVMLLTNAPSIRDVLLFPTMRHTAK; this is encoded by the coding sequence GTGAAACACGTGTCAAATATCGAAGAATTAAACGACCAACTTTTGGTGAGACGCCAAAAGATGACGGATATTCAAGAAAACGGTATGGACCCATTCGGTAGCCGTTTTGAACGCACACATTTATCGAACGAAGTCATTGCAGAAAACGAGCAATACGACAAAGAATACTTACATGACAACCCACGCGAAGTTGTAATCGCGGGTCGTATCATGACAAAGCGCGGAAAAGGGAAAGCTGGTTTTGCCCACATTCAAGATTTAGGCGGTCAAATTCAAATTTACGTGCGTAAAGATGCAATCGGTGAAGAAGCATATGAATTATTCAACAAAGCTGATCTTGGTGATATCGTTGGGGTAAAAGGGAATGTATTCCGTACACAAGTTGGCGAATTATCAGTAAAAGCTACTGAATTCACATTCTTAACAAAGGCATTACGCCCATTACCAGATAAATTCCACGGGTTAACAGACGTAGAACAACGCTACCGTCAACGTTATGTGGACTTAATGACAAACGATGAATCAAAAGCAACATTCATCTTACGTTCAAAAATTATCCGTGCAATCCGCAACTACTTAGATAACAACGGTTACTTAGAAGTAGAAACACCAATGCTACACACAATTGCTGGTGGTGCTGCAGCGCGTCCGTTTATTACGCACCATAATGCATTAGATATGGAATTATATATGCGTATTGCAATCGAGCTACACTTAAAACGTTTAATCGTTGGTGGCTTAGAAAAAGTATATGAAATTGGCCGTGTATTCCGTAACGAAGGTATTTCAACACGTCACAACCCAGAGTTCACAATGATTGAATTATATGAAGCGTATGCTGACTATAACGATATTATGGACTTAACAGAAGGCTTAATCGCACATGTGGCACAGGAAGTACTAGGTTCTACTTCTGTACAATACGGTGAAGATACAATTGAATTAGGTGTAGGCTGGAAACGTGTACACATGGTTGATGCAGTTAAAGAAGCAACAGGTGTAGACTTCTGGGTACCAATGACTGTAGAAGAAGCACGTAAGCACGCCGCTGACCACGGTGTAGAAATTAAAGACGCTCACGAAGTAGGACATATTATTAATGAATTCTTCGAGCAAAAAATTGAAGAAACATTAGTACAACCTACATTTGTAACAGGTCACCCAGTGGAAATCTCTCCGTTAGCGAAGAAGAACCCAGAAGACCCACGCTTCACAGATCGTTTCGAATTATTCATCGTTCGTCGTGAGCATGCAAATGCATTCACAGAATTAAATGATCCAATCGATCAACGTGAACGTTTTGAAGCGCAAATGGCTGAAAAAGCTGCCGGTAACGATGAAGCACATGAAATGGATAATGATTTCATTGAAGCATTAGAGTACGGTATGCCTCCAACAGGTGGTTTAGGAATCGGTATTGACCGTTTAGTTATGTTATTAACAAACGCACCGTCAATCCGTGATGTGTTATTATTCCCAACAATGAGACATACAGCAAAGTAA
- the folK gene encoding 2-amino-4-hydroxy-6-hydroxymethyldihydropteridine diphosphokinase, protein MKVAYLSIGTNIGEREQNLQDAVRMLLAHESITVTAVSSIYETAAVGFTEQADFLNIALSLKTSLSAQALLLVCQQIENDLGRVREFRWGPRIIDLDILLYNNETYNTDTLIVPHPRMYERAFVLVPLKEIMVQKCDMLKDVQNAYQAFDIEKEGVKLWKMITTVDEFVPSEN, encoded by the coding sequence ATGAAGGTAGCGTATTTATCGATTGGCACAAATATCGGTGAGCGCGAGCAAAATTTGCAAGATGCCGTGCGCATGTTATTGGCGCATGAGTCAATAACTGTAACGGCGGTGTCATCGATTTATGAAACAGCAGCAGTAGGCTTTACAGAGCAGGCTGATTTTTTAAATATTGCGTTAAGCTTAAAAACCTCACTAAGTGCGCAGGCGTTATTACTGGTGTGTCAACAAATTGAAAATGACCTCGGTCGCGTGCGTGAATTCCGATGGGGTCCTCGCATTATTGATTTGGACATTCTATTGTACAATAACGAAACATACAACACAGATACATTGATTGTCCCACACCCACGCATGTATGAACGTGCTTTCGTGCTGGTACCATTAAAAGAGATTATGGTACAAAAATGTGATATGCTTAAAGATGTGCAAAATGCATATCAGGCATTCGATATAGAGAAAGAGGGCGTCAAACTGTGGAAGATGATTACTACGGTCGACGAATTCGTGCCTTCCGAAAACTAA
- the folP gene encoding dihydropteroate synthase, which produces MLENYKTLTLNQIELDFHRETFVMGILNVTPDSFSDGGQFNSIEKAVAQAKKMVADGAKIIDVGGESTRPGYTRISDEEEIARVVPVIEALVKEVPAIISIDTYKSNVARAAIHAGAHMINDIWGAKADPQMAQVAAELQVPIILMHNRKDDVYSHYFTDFLRDIKESIEIVQSAGVPAEHIILDPGIGFVKNLAQSIETMQRLDELVALGYPVLLATSRKRLIGAVLDLPVTERVEGTAATCAFGVQKGCHLMRVHDVKEIARTVKMMDALVGKFEVQGELAPRH; this is translated from the coding sequence ATGCTAGAAAATTATAAAACGTTAACGCTAAACCAGATTGAATTAGATTTTCACCGAGAAACTTTCGTCATGGGGATTCTCAATGTGACACCAGATTCGTTTTCGGATGGTGGTCAGTTTAATTCGATTGAAAAGGCTGTCGCACAAGCGAAAAAAATGGTTGCTGATGGCGCCAAAATAATTGATGTAGGTGGCGAATCAACGCGTCCAGGTTATACACGCATTTCGGATGAAGAAGAAATTGCACGTGTCGTTCCGGTAATTGAAGCGCTAGTGAAGGAAGTGCCAGCCATTATTTCAATTGATACGTATAAATCCAATGTAGCACGCGCGGCGATTCATGCGGGTGCACATATGATTAATGATATTTGGGGGGCAAAGGCTGACCCACAAATGGCGCAAGTGGCTGCAGAGTTACAGGTACCGATTATATTAATGCATAACCGTAAGGACGATGTGTATAGCCATTATTTCACAGATTTTTTACGCGATATAAAGGAAAGTATTGAAATCGTGCAATCCGCAGGTGTCCCAGCTGAGCATATTATACTGGATCCAGGTATTGGTTTTGTCAAAAACTTAGCGCAAAGCATTGAAACGATGCAGCGTTTAGATGAACTGGTGGCACTAGGCTATCCAGTCCTGCTTGCCACGTCTCGTAAACGACTAATCGGTGCAGTGCTTGACTTGCCGGTGACTGAGCGTGTTGAAGGAACAGCGGCAACTTGTGCGTTTGGTGTACAAAAGGGCTGCCATCTGATGCGCGTGCATGACGTAAAGGAAATTGCGCGTACAGTCAAAATGATGGACGCATTAGTAGGGAAATTCGAAGTACAAGGTGAATTAGCACCAAGACATTAA
- the folB gene encoding dihydroneopterin aldolase: protein MDYIHLKDMQFFGYHGVLPEENVLGQRFRANVSLAVDMKRAGETDELNDTVSYVGVYDICKEIIEGKPYKLIEAVAETIATRILAQYEGQVYGCRVEVIKPDPPIPGHYKEVAVEITRGQFV, encoded by the coding sequence ATGGATTATATTCATTTAAAAGACATGCAGTTTTTTGGTTATCATGGGGTATTACCTGAGGAAAACGTATTAGGTCAGCGTTTTCGTGCCAATGTATCACTAGCGGTAGATATGAAACGTGCCGGAGAGACAGATGAGCTAAATGATACGGTTAGCTATGTGGGTGTGTATGATATTTGTAAAGAAATAATCGAAGGGAAGCCTTATAAATTAATCGAGGCGGTTGCGGAAACGATTGCAACACGTATTTTAGCGCAGTATGAGGGGCAAGTATATGGTTGCCGTGTGGAAGTTATTAAGCCGGACCCACCCATTCCGGGCCACTATAAGGAAGTCGCTGTTGAAATTACGCGGGGGCAATTCGTATGA